Genomic window (Musa acuminata AAA Group cultivar baxijiao chromosome BXJ1-9, Cavendish_Baxijiao_AAA, whole genome shotgun sequence):
GACTCATCTGCCCTCTTTGCTTGTCCGTGCAGATATTTAGCTCCAAGGAGGGCGGCGACGGAGCGGAGGGGGAAGGCAAAGAGAAGTCCAAAGCTGATCAGGCCAAGGAACTGCTGGCCAAGTACGGAGGAGCTTACTTGGCCACCTCAATCACCCTCTCCTTGATCTCCTTCTCCCTCTGCTACCTCCTCATCGGTGCCGGAATCGATGTGCAGGCGCTGCTCAACAAGGTAAGACACGAGAACCTCTCGAAGCAAAGTTGCGCGTCGTAGCTAACAGAAGGTCCCATGGCCTATGTGACAGATTGGCATTGCGACCGATGAGACTGGGGGCAAGGTCGGCACCTTTGCGCTGGCATATGCTGCACACAAGGCAGCATCTCCGATCAGGTTCCCGCCGACGGTCGCCCTCACCCCGATCGTCGCCGGTTGGATCGGGAAGAAGACCAACAAGTGACCGGATCTGCGAGCAGACCCTTCCACCTTATGCTTCTTCACTCTCTGTTGACTTGCCACTACAAAACTGTCCATCCCATTCCATTCATCAGAGTTTTGTGAACTGGGTGGGTGGCTGTAGATTTGTCAGTCATGTAGTAGCTACTATTATACAGGAATGAAACACTGGCTTGCTGGAAAACTAGAATCGTCTTGTGCAAACCCTCAGGGTTTTGAGAATCTTGGTCTTACCACAGAGGAAGGAGATGGATCTGTAACACAAACATCATATTCTATATTGTCCACAACCCATGTTTACCAACCTTATTCAT
Coding sequences:
- the LOC103996785 gene encoding uncharacterized protein LOC103996785; the encoded protein is MNQSHLVSSSTFPCIPPTHNSFSGDTAMATTALLLSTLPPAQRHGLLQYHHSTRRRCRLLPASPLQGRQRRRLPTPIRALQETEEKAKASSSAEEITEKYGLEFGLWKIFSSKEGGDGAEGEGKEKSKADQAKELLAKYGGAYLATSITLSLISFSLCYLLIGAGIDVQALLNKIGIATDETGGKVGTFALAYAAHKAASPIRFPPTVALTPIVAGWIGKKTNK